In the genome of Falsirhodobacter halotolerans, the window GGCCCGCCCTCGGCCATGTCGCTGGCCCTGGTGGATTACTACAAGGGCATCCAGTCCAACCTTCTGTCCCGTGGCCTGCTGCGCACCGATGGCGGGGGGGCGGACACGCCGTTCGACGACCGCATCCTGACCGAAACCTTTCTTCGCATCGCGATGTATGACGAGTATGCGCGTGGCCCGGAGGGGTTCGTCGCGGCGGAAACGCCCACCCCCTTGCGCCGCTGGACGCAACCGGTTCGGGTGGGGCTGCTGTTCGGGCCGTCGGTCACACCGCAGGCCCAGGCGATCGAGCGGGCGCGGATCGGGTCGTATCTGGGCCGTCTGGCGCGGGTGACGGGCCATCCGATCGGGCTGGTGGACGGCCACGCCAATTTCAACATCTTCATCGTGAACGAGGATGAGCGCCGTGCAATGGGATCGGCCATCGCGCAGGCCGCCCCGTCCCTCACCCCGACCGAGGTTGCGGCGGTGCAGGGTTTGCCGAAAGAAACCTACTGCCTCGTCTATGCCGGGTTGAAACCCGACAGCACCTATTCCGGGGCCCTGGCCCTGATCCGTCAGGAGCATCCCACCCTTTTGCGCATGGCCTGCCTGCACGAGGAGATCGCCCAGGGCCTCGGCCTTCAGAACGACCACCCCAAGGCCCGCCCCTCGGTCTTCAATGACGATGAGGAATTCGCCCTTCTGACCCGCATGGACGAGATGATGCTGCGCATCCTCTACGACCCGCGCCTGCGCCCCGGCATGACCGAGGCGGAGGCGCGGCCCATCGTCCAGACGATTGCGGCCGAACTTCTGGCACCCGCGGCAAGCTGACCGTCCGCGATCCGTGGGCATTGCCCCGCGCATTGCGCACAGGCGGTAAAATCCCCCTTAACGGCCGCTATTTTAATTGGCGGGCCGCTTAAAAAAAACGAACCCCTTTGCAATCCGTTACATAGGTAGTTTAATCAGGGCGCGGCCGTCGAATGGCGCCGTTGGTGAATCAATGCGTGTGATTGGGCGAGAGTGGGTGGGAACGCCATGACGGATGAAACCCGTATCATCGAGCTTGAGCAGGAATTGATCGAATTGCGCCGCGCGGCGGTGTCGGTCGTTCTGCGTCTCGTTCCCCTGCGCACCGACACCACGCGTTCCGATCTGGCAACCGAGTTGGACCGCCTGGCCCGGACCGCCGCCCCGGTGGAGGCGCGTCTTCTGCGCCTTGTGGCCGAGGCGTTGCGCCGGGAATGACCCTTTGGGGTTGCGGGATTGGCCGGTTGCTTCTAGATAGGCGCGTCACTATCCGAAAGCCGTTCCCGCATGGAAAACGTCCTGCTTACCGTTCACCTGATTCTCGCGCTCCTGCTGGTGGGCGTGGTGCTTCTTCAACGGTCGGAAGGCGGCGGGCTTGGCATGGGCGGCGGCGGTGGCGGCGCGATGTCGCAGCGGCAGGCGGCCAACGCCATGACCCGCGCCACCTGGATCATTGCCGTGGCCTTCATCTGCACCTCGTTGGCCCTGACGATCGTGGCGGCCTCCAACAGCTCCACCGGCTCTGTTCTGGACCAGATCGGCTCGCAGGGGGAGGCGGACAGCGGCGCGCCGGTCGGCAATGACCTGCTGCCCCCCACCACCGGATCCAACCCGCTGGCCCCGCCGCGGGCCGAGGATCTGACCCCCGGCGCGGCCCCCGAAACGCAAGGGCAGACGCCCGTTCCGCCGGCCCCCGCCAACTGATCCCCACCCCTCGGGCGACCAGAACCGAAGTTACCTGCATCTTGCGGGACGGGTTGTGCATGGCTGTGGTCTGCCTTATACCCCAAGTCCCGTGATGCTGCGATTCATCGAACCCGAATCGCCTATCGCATTGACCAGATCACGGGAGTTTCCACGCATGGCACGATACGTATTCATCACCGGCGGCGTGGTGTCTTCCTTGGGCAAGGGCCTCGCCTCGGCCGCATTGGGGGCGCTTTTGCAGGCGCGGGGATACACGGTGCGGCTGCGCAAGCTCGACCCCTATCTCAACGTCGATCCCGGCACGATGAGCCCGTTCGAACACGGCGAGGTCTTCGTGACCGATGACGGCGCGGAAACCGATCTGGACCTTGGGCATTACGAACGTTTCACCGGCGTGTCGGCGCGGATGACGGATTCGGTGTCTTCGGGCCGGATCTACTCCACCGTGCTCGAGAAGGAACGTCGCGGCGATTACCTGGGCAAGACGATCCAGGTCATTCCGCACGTTACGAACGAGATCAAGGATTTCCTCTCCATCGGCGAGGATGAGGTCGATTTCCAACTGTGCGAAATCGGCGGCACCGTGGGCGACATCGAGGGCCTGCCCTTCTTCGAGGCGATCCGCCAATTCGCGCAGGACAAGCCGCGCGGCCAGTGCATCTTCGTCCATCTGACGCTTCTGCCCTATGTCACCGCCAGCGGAGAGTTGAAGACGAAGCCCACCCAGCATTCGGTCAAAGAGCTGCGCTCCATCGGCATTGCGCCCGATGTGTTGCTGCTGCGCTCCGAACAACCGATCCCGGAGAAGGAGCGTGAGAAGATCGCGCTGTTCTGCAACGTCCGCAAGGATGCCGTGATCGCGGCCCCCGACCTCAAGACGATCTACGAGGCCCCCCTCGCCTATCACCGCGAAGGTCTGGATCAAGCGGTTCTGGATGCCTTCCAGATCCAGCCCGCGCCGAAGCCCAACCTCGACCGCTGGACCGATGTGATGGACCGGCTGGAGAATGCCGAAGGGGTGGTCCGCGTGGCCATCGTCGGCAAATACACCCAGCTTGAAGACGCCTACAAATCCATTGCCGAAGCGCTGACCCATGGCGGCATGGCCAACCGCACCCGCGTAAAGGCCGAATGGATCGATGCCGAGAAGTTCGAGCATCAGGATCCGGCCCAGTTCCTTCAGGGGTTCAACGCCATCCTCGTCCCCGGCGGGTTCGGGGAACGGGGCACCGAAGGCAAGATCAAGGCCGCGCAATACGCCCGCGAAAACAACCTGCCCTATCTTGGCATCTGCCTGGGAATGCAGATGGCGGTGATCGAGGCGGCCCGCAATCTGGCCAAGGTCGAGGATGCGGGATCGGAGGAGTTCGACCACGAGTCCGGCAAGAAACGCTTCACTCCTGTCGTCTATCACCTGAAGGAATGGGTGCAAGGCAACCACGTCGTCGAACGCAAGCTGGGCGACGACAAGGGCGGCACGATGCGTCTGGGCGCCTATACCGCCGCGCTGGCCGAAGGGTCGCTGGTCTCCAAGGTCTATGGCGCGACCGAGATCGAGGAGCGGCACCGCCACCGCTATGAGGTCGACACCACCTATCGCGAGCAGCTTGAGACTTGCGGGATGTGGTTCTCTGGCATGTCGCCCGATGGTCGCTTGCCCGAGATCGTGGAGATCAAGGACCATCCGTGGTTCATCGGCGTGCAGTTCCACCCCGAATTGAAATCGAAGCCCTTCGCCCCCCACCCGCTGTTCGCCGATTTCGTGCGGGCCGCACGGGATGCCAGCCGCCTCGTTTGAGGTCAGCGCCCCTCGGGGCGCTTTTCCTTTTCCCGCCGGTGTGCAAATGTCCGCCCCCAAACAGGAGGCGGCGATGAAACAGGTCATCTGCATCAATTGGGGCACAAAATACGGCCCCCCCTTCATCAATCGCCTTTACGCGATGGTGGCACGCAACATCACGCCCCCCTTCCGCTTCACCTGTTTTTGCGACAATACCGACGGCATCCGGGCGGAGGTCGATTGCCAGCCCCTGCCCGAGATCGACTATGAAATCCCGGTGACGCGAAAAGGCATCTGGCCGAAATCGCGCCTGTGGGGGGCGAAGCTGGGGGATCTGGAGGGGCCGGTCCTGTTCATGGATCTGGACGTGGTCGTGACGGGCAATCTGGACGATTTCTTCACCTATGGCGATCCGGATCGGGTCATCCTGTCGCGCAACCCCGCAAAGCCGTTCGAGCGGCTGGGACAGACCTCGGTCTTCCGTTTCCCCGTGGGCAAACTGACGCCGCTGCAAGACCGGTTCAAGGCCGACCCCTTGGGCGTGGCCGAGGAATACGGTTATGAACAGCGCTTCGTCACCCGCAACGCGCCGGGGGGGATCGACCTGTTCCCGAAGGCGTGGGTGCGGCATTTCCGCTATCAATGTATTCCGCCCTTCCCCCTGAACTTCGCGATGACGCCGCGTTTGCCGAAGGATGCGCGGATCGTCATTTTCCCCGGCGGGGTGTTTCCCGAACAGGCGACCGCCGGCGGGTGGCTGGGGCGCGAGGGGTGGGGCCTTGGCCGCCACCTGAAGAACACCTTCAACGGCCCCCATCCCGACGGATCGAACTGGCGCTATCTTCGCCACTGGATGAAGCCGACCCCGTGGGTGGGCGACGCTTGGCGCGAATGACAAAGGCCGCCCCGAGGGGCGGCCTTTTCGTGTGCCGGGGGTGGGTCGCTCAGACCTCGCCCTTGCGCGATCCCCAGATGCACAGCAGCGTGATGACGGCCGCCGCGCACAGGTAATACCCGACCGCGTGCAGCCCGTAATTCGCCTGCAGATAGGTCGCGGCATAGGGCGCGAGCGAGGCCCCGAAGATGCCCGCGAAGTTGAACGTCAGCGACGAGCCGGTATAGCGCACATGCGTCGGGAAGGGTGCCGCCAGCGCAGCCCCGATCACGCCATAGGTCACACCCATCAGCGCCATGCCGATGATGACGAAGATGATGATCCCCTGCGGCCCCATCGACCACAGCGGTGCCAGCGCGAAGGAGAACAGCGCGATCAGCACCGTCACCACCGTCAGAACCGCACGGCGGCCATAGCGGTCGCCCAGTTTGCCGGCCACGGGAATGGCCAGACCGAAGATGATCGCGCCCAGAAGCTGGATCTCGATCGCCTCAAGCAGCGGCATGCCGATGACGCGGGTGTTGTAGGACAGAAGGTAGGCCGAGCCGATATAGAACAGCACGAAGGTCGCCAGCGCCACGAAGGTGCCGAGGAACAGGCTGCGCTTGTGCTTGGTGAACACCTCGGCCAGCGGCACGGCCACGCGGTCATGCCGGTCGATGGCCTTCTGGAAGGCGGGTGTTTCCGTGATCGACAGACGCACCCACAGGCCGATGACGATCAGCAGCGCCGAGGCGAGGAACGGCGCGCGCCAGATGCCGCTTTCGGCGATCCAGACGCGGGGATCGGCCCCTTCGGGTGCGAAGTTCAGGATGATGAAGAACACGCCCGACGCCAGGAACAGCCCGACCGGCGCGCCCAGTTGCGGGAACATGCCATACCAGCTGCGCTTGCCCGGAGGGGCGTTTTCGGTCGCGATCAGCACCGCCCCGCCCCATTCGCCGCCCAGACCGAAGCCCTGCCCGAAGCGGCACAGCGCCAGGAACAGCGGTGCCAGCACGCCGATTGAGGCATAGGTCGGCAAAAGACCGATGATGACGGTGGAAATCCCCATGGTCAGCAGCGCCGCGACCAGCGTGGCCTTGCGCCCGATCCGGTCGCCGAAATGGCCGAACACGATCGCCCCGAAGGGCCGCGCGAAGAAGGCGATGGAGAAGGTGGCGAACGACGCCAGCAGCGCCGTCATCGGATCGGTGCCGGGGAAGAACAGCACCGGGAACACCAGAACGGCCGCCGTGGCATAGATGTAGAAATCGTAGAATTCGATGGTGGTGCCGATGAGACTGGCCGCCAGCACGCGCGACGGCTTGTTCAGCGGCTGCGTGCGGCCCGCCCCGGCATCGGTCGATGTGATATCGGTCATGACAGGTTTCCGGACAAACATAAGATGAGCCGGATTAGCGCAATCTTCCATCATTCGGAAGCACGAATTTATGGAAATGTTACTTACCTTGCGAAAATCAAGGGGGGAATATAAAAGCGGCGGATGTTGTCCTACCAGCACCTCTATCACGCGGGAAACCTTGCCGACGTTCAGAAACACGCGCTTTTGTGCGTGATGCTGGACTATATGACCCGCAAGGAAAAGCCCCTCACCTACATCGAATCCCATGCGGGTCGGGGGCTGTATCGCCTGGATGCCGAGGAATCGCTGCGGACGGGCGAGGCGGAGAAGGGCATCGGCGCACTGGCGGACGCGTTTCCCGCCGATCACCCCTATCGCCACCGGCTGGACGAGGTGCGGTCGCAATGGGGCCAGACCGCCTATCCGGGGTCGCCCCTGCTGGCGGCCCTGTCGTTGCGGGACACCGATCCGCTGCACCTGTGCGAGTTGCATCCGCAGGAACACCGTATCCTGACCGAGGTTCTGTCGCCCTGGGGCGCGCATATCCACAAGAAGGACGGGTTCCAGATGGCCCTTGCCCTCACGCCCCCGACCCCGCGGCGTGGGATGCTGCTGATCGACCCGCCCTATGAGGTGAAAAGCGATTACGAGGTGATCCCCACCCATATGGCCAACATCGCGCGCAAGTGGAACGTGGGCGTGCTGGCCTTGTGGTATCCGCTTCTGGCCAGCGCCGCGCATATCGGAATGCTGGCCGCCCTTTCCGAACGGTTCCCCGACGCCCTGCGGCACGAGGTTCGGTTTCCCGTGGCCAAGGCGGGTCACCGCATGATCGGGTCGGGCATGTTCATCGTGAACGCCCCTTACGGCACGGCGGATGAGGCAAGGCGGATCGACCGCATTTTCCACTCGACTTGACGGCGCGGCGCGTCAAATACTCGACCATGTTCGAACAGCTTTTGCACCGCATCACCTCCACCGCCGACCGGACCTTGCCGGAGCCGGACTCGCGTCTGGCGCTGGCGGCCCTTCTGGTCCGCGTCGCCCGCGCCGACGGCACTTACTCCGACGGCGAGATTGCACGCATCGACCGCGTGCTGGTTCAGCGCCACGGCCTGTCCCCGGCGGAGGCGACCGACCTGCGCCATCAGGCCGAAGCGCTGGAGGCCGAGGCCCCCGACACCGTCCGCTTCACCCGCGCCCTGAAGGACGCCGTTCCGGTCGATGACCGCAACGCCCTGATGCAGGCGCTGTGGTCCGTGGCGCTGACGGACGGGCGGGACGCGTCGGAGGATCAGGTCATCCGTCTTGTCTCCAGCCTTCTGGGGGTGACGGATCAGGATTCGGCACTGGCGCGACAAAAGGTTCAGAAGGACTGACGCATTCGCGATTGCGCGGGCGCGCCCTTGGTTTTATCTTGTGCCGATACATTCAAGCGAGGTCCCGTGACGTCTGCCCCATCCGCGCCGGTGATCGAAGTCCGGAACCTGCACAAGGCCTATGGCCCGCTTGAGGTGCTGAAGGGCGTGGACCTGACGGCCCCGAAGGGGCATGTCGTGTCGTTGATCGGATCGTCGGGGTCGGGCAAATCGACGCTTCTGCGGTGCTGCAACCTTCTGGAAGACAGCCAGGCCGGCGACATCCGGTTCGAGGGGGAGCCCGTGCGCTGGCAGGGTCAGGCGGCCACCCGCCACCCCGCCGATCGCAAGCAGGTGCTGCGCATCCGCACCAATCTGTCGATGGTATTCCAGCAGTTCAACCTGTGGTCCCACATGACCATCCTGCAGAACGTGATGGAGGCGCCGGTGACCGTTCTGGGCCGTCCGCGCGCCGAGGTGGAGGGCAAGGCCCGCGAATATCTGGCCAAGGTGGGCATCGCCGACAAGGCCGACGCCTATCCCGCGCAACTGTCGGGCGGGCAGCAGCAACGCGCCGCCATCGCCCGCGCCCTGTGCATGGAACCCCGCGCCCTTCTGTTCGACGAACCCACCAGCGCGCTGGACCCCGAGCTGGAGCAGGAGGTCGTTCGCGTCATCCGCGCCCTGGCCGACGAAGGGCGCACCATGATCATCGTGACCCATGACATGAAGATGGCCGCCGATTGTTCGGACCATGTCATCTTCCTGCATCAGGGCCGCATCGAGGAAGAGGGCCCCCCAGCGGCCCTGTTCGGCAATCCACAATCCCAACGCTTGCGCGGGTTCCTGACCCCGGGCGGCGCGGGCAATATCCAATGACAGGGAGATATCAATGAAAACCACACTTCTCGCCGCCGCTTTCGCGCTGACCGCGACCTCGGGCCTTGCCCAGACCACCGTGCGGATCGCGACCGAGGGCGCCTACCCTCCCTTCAACTTCATCAACGATGCGGGCAATGTCGACGGGTTCGAGATCGAGTTGATGAACGACGTCTGCGCCCGCGCGGAACTGACCTGCACTTGGGTCACCACCGATTGGGACGGCATCATTCCGAACCTGCAGTCAGGCAACTATGATGCCATTGCCGCCGGCATGTCGATCACGCCCGAGCGTAAGGCCGTCATCGACTTCTCCGACGCCTACTATCCGCCGACCGATTCCGCCTATGCCGCGATGGATGGCGAGGCGGATATCGAAGGCGGCGTCGTGGCCGCGCAGGTCAACACCATCCAGTCCGGCTATGTCGCCGAAACCGGGGCCACGCTGGTCGAATACGCCACCCCCGACGAGGCGGTGGCCGCCGTCCGCAATGGCGAGGCCGACGCGGTCTTTGCCGACAGCGATTACCTCAAGCCGGTGGTCGATGAATCGAACGGCGAATTCGTCTGGGTGGGCGAGCCGGTGGAACTGGGGGAAGGCATCGGTCTGGGCCTGCGTCAAAGCGACACCGACCTGCGCGACACGTTCAGCACCGCCATCCAGACCATGAAGGCCGACGGCACGCTGAACGACCTTCTGGTGAAATGGTTCGGCGACGACACCAACACCTTCTGATCGACCGTTCGGGATGTTCGCCTATTGCGCCGATCCGAAGTCCCTTGAGGGGCTGCAATGGCTGTCGTGCTACCTGACCACGGGCACGCACCTGTCGTTCTATGCCTCGTTCCTGACGGTGCTTGTGCTCCTGGTGCTGACCGCACCGGTGGCGCTGGCCTTCGGGTTCGGCGGGGCGATGGCGGCGCGGTCGGGCGTGGCCCCGCTGCGCTGGTTCGGCAAAAGCTATATGGCGATGGTGCGTGGCATCCCGGATGTCGTCTTCTTCCTGTTCTTCGTCATCGCGCTGGATCAGGGGCTGGAATACGTGACCCACGTTGTCCGCTGTCCCGACTGGACCGATCCGGTGCGGCAGGGGCTGGAGTTTCGCGTCTGCCCCTCGGCCAAGATCCCGCCGAACACCGCGCCGCAACTGATCCACCAGATCTATGGCTTCGGGCTGGCGATCATCACCTTCGCGATCGTGTTCGGCGCCTTTGCCGCCAACGTGCTGTCCGGCGCCATGCGCGCCGTGCCGCGCGCGCAGCTTGAAACCGCCGAGAGTTACGGCATGACCCCGCGCCAGATCGACCGGCGCATTCTGATCCCGCAGATGTGGATCTATGCCCTGCCCGGCCTGTCGAACCTCTGGATGGTGCTGATCAAGGCGACGCCGCTTCTGTTCATCCTTGGCGTGCAGGACATCGTCTATTGGGCGCAGCAGTTGGGCGCGATGAAGACGCAGACCTTCTCCTATCCCCATCCCGACTGGCGGCTGTATTACTTCGTGGCACTTTTGGTGTTCTATCTTCTGTTGACGCGAGTGTCGGAGATTGCGTTCGACCGCCTGACCCGCCGCCTGTCGCACGGCCAGACGCTGGGCCACCCGCCGCAGGTGACGGCATGAGCTGTTGGGACACCGTTCAGGCCTATGCCTTCCGCTCGCTCGGGTTTGGCGAGCGGATGCTGCCGCGCGACACCTATGACCTGTGCCAGCATTTCACGCTGATCGGATCGGGCCTGATCTGGAACATCTATTTCGCGGTGATCGCGCTGTCGGCGGGTTTTTTTCTGGCCACGGCGCTGGCGGTGGGCAAGGCGTCGCGGCGTCGCCTGATCCGCAAACCCGCCGAATGGTTCATCTTCGTCTTTCGCGGCTCGCCGCTGTTCATCCAGTTCTTCGTGGCCTACCAGCTTCTGGTCCTGCTGCCGCGTGAGGGGGTGACGGTCCCGCTGGGCCTGTTCGACCTGACGCTGGCGACCGATTGGGTGACGCGAGCCTGGGCGGGGGCGGCGCTGGTCCTGTTCCTGAATACCGCCGCCTATACGGCCGAGATTTTCTACGGCGCCCTGCGCGCCATCCCCCGCGGCGATCTGGAGGCGGCGGATGCCTATGGCCTGACCGGCTGGACCAAGTTCCGCCGCATCCAATGGCCCACGATGCTGCGCCTCGCCTGGCCCGCCTATACGAACGAGGCGATCTTCCTGTTCCACGCCACGACGCTGGTGTTCTTTTCCGGCTTTCCCGCGTTCCAGCAGCGGGGCGACGCGCTCTACTATGCCAGCTATTTCGCGGGGCGGACGTTCAACCCCTTCGTCGCCTATCCCATCGTCGCCTTCTATTTCATCCTTCTGACGCTGATCCTGACCGTGGCCTTCGCGCAGATCGGCAAACGCCTGAACCGCCACCTGCCCGACAACCTCAAACCCCGCCGCCGCCCCCGCCTTCTTCCCCAGATCGTGCGGTAAGCGGGGCTGGACGGACGCCCCCCGCGCGGCATAGGTTGAGCCCGACATCACAACGGACACACCCATGCGGATCGGCATCCTGCAAACCGGCGACGCACCGCCCGAAATCGTTCCCGATACCGGCGATTACCCCGACATGTTCATGCGGCTTCTGGCGGATCGGGGCTTCACCTTCCGCACATGGCGCGTGCTGGACGGGGATTTCCCGACCGACGTGCATCAGGCAGACGGCTGGCTGATCACCGGATCGAAGTTCGGGGTGTATGAGGATCACGCCTTCCTGCCGCCCCTGCGCACCTTCATCCGCGACGCCTATGCCGCGCGGGTGCCGATGGTGGGCATCTGCTTCGGTCACCAGATCATCGCCCAGGCCCTGGGCGGCGTGGTGGAGAAATTCGCGGGCGGCTGGTCCATCGGCCGCACCGAATACCGCTTTGGGGATGAAACGCTGAGCATGAACGCCTGGCATCAGGATCAGGTCACCACCCGGCCCGAGGGGGCGGAGGTCATCGGCCAGTCCGATTTCTGCGCCAACGCCGCGTTGATCTATGACGACCGCGCCCTGACGGTGCAGGCCCATCCCGAATTCGACGATACGGTGGTCCGCGGCCTTCTGGTCTCGCGCGAGGATGTGGTGCCCACGGAGGACCTCGATCGCGCCCGCCGCAGTCTGGGGCAGCCCAACGACGCCGCCCGCATCGCCACCCAGATCGCCGATTTCTTCCACAAGCCGAGGTAACCCATGTCCGACTGGACCAACCAGCTTCCGCAAGCGGCCCGCGACTATATCGGCGGGCGGCGGCTGGACGAGGTGGAGTGCATCGTCTCGGACATCGCGGGCGTCGCGCGGGGCAAGGCGATGCCCGCGTCGAAATTCGCGCGGCAGACCAGCTTTTTCCTGCCCAACTCCATCTTCCTGCAAACCATCACCGGCGAATGGGCGGACAACCCCACGGGCGCGTTCACCGAACCGGACATGATCCTCTATCCCGACTTCACCACCGCCACCGCCGCACCCTGGACGGCGGACATCACGCTGCAGGTCATCCACGACGCGATGAACCAAAGCGGCGAGCCGGTGGCCACCGCCCCGCGCAACGTGCTGAAACGCATCGTTCAGCTTTACAACGATCGCGGCTGGCAACCGATCGTCGCGCCGGAGATGGAGTTCTTTCTGGTCGCCCGCAACATCGACCCCAACATGCCGGTGATGCCGCCGATGGGACGCTCGGGTCGCCGGGCGGCGGGGCGTCAGGCCTATTCCATGAGCGCGGTCGATGAATATGGCAAGGTGATCGACGA includes:
- the secG gene encoding preprotein translocase subunit SecG, with amino-acid sequence MENVLLTVHLILALLLVGVVLLQRSEGGGLGMGGGGGGAMSQRQAANAMTRATWIIAVAFICTSLALTIVAASNSSTGSVLDQIGSQGEADSGAPVGNDLLPPTTGSNPLAPPRAEDLTPGAAPETQGQTPVPPAPAN
- a CDS encoding transporter substrate-binding domain-containing protein: MKTTLLAAAFALTATSGLAQTTVRIATEGAYPPFNFINDAGNVDGFEIELMNDVCARAELTCTWVTTDWDGIIPNLQSGNYDAIAAGMSITPERKAVIDFSDAYYPPTDSAYAAMDGEADIEGGVVAAQVNTIQSGYVAETGATLVEYATPDEAVAAVRNGEADAVFADSDYLKPVVDESNGEFVWVGEPVELGEGIGLGLRQSDTDLRDTFSTAIQTMKADGTLNDLLVKWFGDDTNTF
- a CDS encoding ABC transporter permease, translated to MFAYCADPKSLEGLQWLSCYLTTGTHLSFYASFLTVLVLLVLTAPVALAFGFGGAMAARSGVAPLRWFGKSYMAMVRGIPDVVFFLFFVIALDQGLEYVTHVVRCPDWTDPVRQGLEFRVCPSAKIPPNTAPQLIHQIYGFGLAIITFAIVFGAFAANVLSGAMRAVPRAQLETAESYGMTPRQIDRRILIPQMWIYALPGLSNLWMVLIKATPLLFILGVQDIVYWAQQLGAMKTQTFSYPHPDWRLYYFVALLVFYLLLTRVSEIAFDRLTRRLSHGQTLGHPPQVTA
- a CDS encoding MFS transporter, with the translated sequence MTDITSTDAGAGRTQPLNKPSRVLAASLIGTTIEFYDFYIYATAAVLVFPVLFFPGTDPMTALLASFATFSIAFFARPFGAIVFGHFGDRIGRKATLVAALLTMGISTVIIGLLPTYASIGVLAPLFLALCRFGQGFGLGGEWGGAVLIATENAPPGKRSWYGMFPQLGAPVGLFLASGVFFIILNFAPEGADPRVWIAESGIWRAPFLASALLIVIGLWVRLSITETPAFQKAIDRHDRVAVPLAEVFTKHKRSLFLGTFVALATFVLFYIGSAYLLSYNTRVIGMPLLEAIEIQLLGAIIFGLAIPVAGKLGDRYGRRAVLTVVTVLIALFSFALAPLWSMGPQGIIIFVIIGMALMGVTYGVIGAALAAPFPTHVRYTGSSLTFNFAGIFGASLAPYAATYLQANYGLHAVGYYLCAAAVITLLCIWGSRKGEV
- a CDS encoding amino acid ABC transporter ATP-binding protein; this encodes MTSAPSAPVIEVRNLHKAYGPLEVLKGVDLTAPKGHVVSLIGSSGSGKSTLLRCCNLLEDSQAGDIRFEGEPVRWQGQAATRHPADRKQVLRIRTNLSMVFQQFNLWSHMTILQNVMEAPVTVLGRPRAEVEGKAREYLAKVGIADKADAYPAQLSGGQQQRAAIARALCMEPRALLFDEPTSALDPELEQEVVRVIRALADEGRTMIIVTHDMKMAADCSDHVIFLHQGRIEEEGPPAALFGNPQSQRLRGFLTPGGAGNIQ
- a CDS encoding TerB family tellurite resistance protein; this translates as MFEQLLHRITSTADRTLPEPDSRLALAALLVRVARADGTYSDGEIARIDRVLVQRHGLSPAEATDLRHQAEALEAEAPDTVRFTRALKDAVPVDDRNALMQALWSVALTDGRDASEDQVIRLVSSLLGVTDQDSALARQKVQKD
- a CDS encoding ABC transporter permease, whose product is MSCWDTVQAYAFRSLGFGERMLPRDTYDLCQHFTLIGSGLIWNIYFAVIALSAGFFLATALAVGKASRRRLIRKPAEWFIFVFRGSPLFIQFFVAYQLLVLLPREGVTVPLGLFDLTLATDWVTRAWAGAALVLFLNTAAYTAEIFYGALRAIPRGDLEAADAYGLTGWTKFRRIQWPTMLRLAWPAYTNEAIFLFHATTLVFFSGFPAFQQRGDALYYASYFAGRTFNPFVAYPIVAFYFILLTLILTVAFAQIGKRLNRHLPDNLKPRRRPRLLPQIVR
- a CDS encoding glycosyl transferase, yielding MKQVICINWGTKYGPPFINRLYAMVARNITPPFRFTCFCDNTDGIRAEVDCQPLPEIDYEIPVTRKGIWPKSRLWGAKLGDLEGPVLFMDLDVVVTGNLDDFFTYGDPDRVILSRNPAKPFERLGQTSVFRFPVGKLTPLQDRFKADPLGVAEEYGYEQRFVTRNAPGGIDLFPKAWVRHFRYQCIPPFPLNFAMTPRLPKDARIVIFPGGVFPEQATAGGWLGREGWGLGRHLKNTFNGPHPDGSNWRYLRHWMKPTPWVGDAWRE
- a CDS encoding CTP synthase, which gives rise to MARYVFITGGVVSSLGKGLASAALGALLQARGYTVRLRKLDPYLNVDPGTMSPFEHGEVFVTDDGAETDLDLGHYERFTGVSARMTDSVSSGRIYSTVLEKERRGDYLGKTIQVIPHVTNEIKDFLSIGEDEVDFQLCEIGGTVGDIEGLPFFEAIRQFAQDKPRGQCIFVHLTLLPYVTASGELKTKPTQHSVKELRSIGIAPDVLLLRSEQPIPEKEREKIALFCNVRKDAVIAAPDLKTIYEAPLAYHREGLDQAVLDAFQIQPAPKPNLDRWTDVMDRLENAEGVVRVAIVGKYTQLEDAYKSIAEALTHGGMANRTRVKAEWIDAEKFEHQDPAQFLQGFNAILVPGGFGERGTEGKIKAAQYARENNLPYLGICLGMQMAVIEAARNLAKVEDAGSEEFDHESGKKRFTPVVYHLKEWVQGNHVVERKLGDDKGGTMRLGAYTAALAEGSLVSKVYGATEIEERHRHRYEVDTTYREQLETCGMWFSGMSPDGRLPEIVEIKDHPWFIGVQFHPELKSKPFAPHPLFADFVRAARDASRLV
- a CDS encoding type 1 glutamine amidotransferase; the encoded protein is MRIGILQTGDAPPEIVPDTGDYPDMFMRLLADRGFTFRTWRVLDGDFPTDVHQADGWLITGSKFGVYEDHAFLPPLRTFIRDAYAARVPMVGICFGHQIIAQALGGVVEKFAGGWSIGRTEYRFGDETLSMNAWHQDQVTTRPEGAEVIGQSDFCANAALIYDDRALTVQAHPEFDDTVVRGLLVSREDVVPTEDLDRARRSLGQPNDAARIATQIADFFHKPR
- a CDS encoding DUF2927 domain-containing protein; translated protein: MMLAACASPAPVAPTPVEPTRPKSRPDLPPVGPPSAMSLALVDYYKGIQSNLLSRGLLRTDGGGADTPFDDRILTETFLRIAMYDEYARGPEGFVAAETPTPLRRWTQPVRVGLLFGPSVTPQAQAIERARIGSYLGRLARVTGHPIGLVDGHANFNIFIVNEDERRAMGSAIAQAAPSLTPTEVAAVQGLPKETYCLVYAGLKPDSTYSGALALIRQEHPTLLRMACLHEEIAQGLGLQNDHPKARPSVFNDDEEFALLTRMDEMMLRILYDPRLRPGMTEAEARPIVQTIAAELLAPAAS
- the rlmJ gene encoding 23S rRNA (adenine(2030)-N(6))-methyltransferase RlmJ is translated as MLSYQHLYHAGNLADVQKHALLCVMLDYMTRKEKPLTYIESHAGRGLYRLDAEESLRTGEAEKGIGALADAFPADHPYRHRLDEVRSQWGQTAYPGSPLLAALSLRDTDPLHLCELHPQEHRILTEVLSPWGAHIHKKDGFQMALALTPPTPRRGMLLIDPPYEVKSDYEVIPTHMANIARKWNVGVLALWYPLLASAAHIGMLAALSERFPDALRHEVRFPVAKAGHRMIGSGMFIVNAPYGTADEARRIDRIFHST